AGGAGCGGCGCTTCAGTCAGATCAACAACTACAGCAGCAACCTGGCTGACTTCGGCTACACGGCGTCCTCGGTGACCGGCTACACCCTCGCCCTGTCCGGAGTCACGACCTCGGCCTTCACCGTCACGGCCACGCCGACCGGGGTGCAGGCGGGAGACGCGTGCGGCACCTTCGAGCTCAACGAAACGGGCCGCACCCGCAACCTCGATGGCACCACGGTGATCACCGGCGTCGTCTGCTGGTGAGTGAACGCAGCCAGGGGGATGCCCTCGCTCGCGCGATGCCCGGTGGCGTGCCGGCCTGGTGTACGCTGGGCGACTTCTGACGGCACCTCGGCTTTTCGGTAAAGCGGCGTGCCGTTCCGCTTTGGGAGCAGGGAGACGGCAATGACCTTCATGGACGACGCCACGGCAGGGGCCCTGCTGGCAGCCAGCGGGTTCCTGGTGGTCCTTGCCGGCAGCTTCGCTGTGGGCGATCGGCTGCGCCCCACCTGGGGTCTGAGGTGGTTTGCGCTGGCGATGGTGCTGACCTTGCTGCGCGCCGTCGGGTCCGCGTCGTCGCTGGCCGCCTGGCCCGAGTGGGCCACCGCGGCGGCCATGCTGGCCGCGCTCAACGTGTCGGCGCTGTACGTCGGGGTGCGCGCCTACATCGAGCAGCCGGTGCGTGGCCATGGGGTCTGGCTGGTCGGTGGGATGCTGGTCTGGTTCGGTCTGCGGTCCGGCTTCGAGTGGGTGGGGCTCGGGGCCACGGCGGGGCCCTGGGCCTCGGGGGTGATCTTCGCCTACCTCGCCTTCCTGTGCGTGCGCCGAATGCGTTCGTTTGCCGGGGGCGCCTACGTGCTGGCGGCGGTCGTCTTCATCCTGCACCCCGCGCTGGTGCTGGGCATCGGGCCCCTGGTGGTGGCGCCCGACATGAAGGGCCTGCGCGGCTGGGGCGTCATGGGCTCGGCCGTGGTCGGGCTGGGGCTGCTGATGGCAGCCATGGGCCGCCTGCGCATGGAGCTGGAGCGTGAAATCGCGCGGCGCTGTCAGGCCGAAGCCTCGCTGCGGGAAGCCAATGCTTCGCTCGAAGCGCGGGTCAAGGACCGCACTGCCGAGCTGGAAGAGCTGGTGAGCGACCTCGAGTCCTTCAATCACATGGTCTCGCACGACCTGCGGGGGCCGTTGGGCGGCATGAAGGGCCTCGCCGAGGTCTGCCAGCAGGGCCTGCAGTCCGGTGACCTCGTTCGGGTGGCGCGTTACCTCGGCGTCATGCAGCAGGAAGCCGATCGCCTCGGGCAGCTGGTGAGCCAGCTGCTGGAGCTGGCCAAAGTCACCCATGCGCAGCTCGAACGGCATGAAACCGAGCTGGGCGACGTGCTGGGCCGCGCGCTGGATGTTCTGCGGCTCAGCCACGGTGCCGACGCGGTGGCCTGCGTGACCGCCACGCCGCTGCCGCGGGCCACCGTCGACCCGGTGCTGCTGCAGCAGGTCTTCGTGAACCTGATTGGCAATGCCATCAAGTTTGCCGGCCTCATGGCCCATCCGGAAGTGCGCGTGCGTTCGGACGAGGCCGCGGCCCAGATCGTCGTTGAGGTGCGCGACAACGGGCCGGGCTTTTCGCCGGAGCAGGCCAGAAGCCTGTTCCAGCCCTTCGTGCGCCTGCATGGCAAGGCAGTCGAGGGCAACGGCATCGGCCTGACCATCGTGCGCCGCATCGTCGAGCGACATGGCGGCACGGTGTGGGCAGAAGGCCAGGTGGGGGCAGGGGCCCGCTTCTTCTTCAGCCTGCCGGTGTGAGCGCGGCAGGGCCGTACGCCCCATGAAAAAGAGGCCCCGCGGGGCCTCTTGTGTTCAGTGTCGGAAGTGGCGCGTGCCGGTGAACACCATCGCGATGCCGCGCTCGTTGGCCGCAGCAATCACTTCGTCGTCGCGCATCGAACCACCCGGGTGGATCACGCAGGTCGCGCCCGCGTCCACCACCACATCCAGGCCGTCGCGGAACGGGAAGAACGCGTCCGACGCCACGGCGGTGCCTTGCAGGGTCAGGCCAGCATGGCCGGCCTTGATCGAGGCAATGCGGGCCGAGTCCAGGCGGCTCATCTGGCCGGCACCCACGCCCATGGTCATGCCGTCCTTGCAGAACACGATGGCGTTGCTCTTGACGAAGCGGGCCACCGTCCACGCAAACAGCATGTCCTTCATCTGCTGCTCGGTCGGTTGCAGCTGGGTCACGACCTTGATGTCGCCCACGATGTCGATGGCGTCAGCCGATTGCAGCAGCATGCCGCCGCCCACGCGCTTGAAGTCGAGGGCATTGCCCAGTTTGCGGGTGGCGTCGTCCAGCGGCACTTCCAGCAGGCGCACGTTCTGCTTCGAGGCATAGGCTGCACGGGCGGCGTCGGTGAACTTCGGTGCGATCACCACTTCCACGAACTGCTTGTTGGCGTTGATGGCCTCGATCACGTCGGCGTCGACCACGCGGTTGAACGCCATGATGCCGCCGAAGGCCGAGGTTGGGTCGGTCTTCAGTGCCTTGGTGTAAGCCTCCAGCGGGCCGGCGCCCACGGCCACGCCGCAGGGGTTGGCGTGCTTGATGATGACGCAAGCCGGAGCTTCAAAGGCCTTGACGCATTCCCAGGCCGCATCGGCGTCGGCGATGTTGTTGAAGCTCAGCTCCTTGCCCTGGATTTGGGTCCAGTTGGCCAGGGTGGACACCACGGGGGCGGCTTCACGGTAGAAGGCGGCCGACTGGTGCGGGTTCTCGCCATAACGCATGCCCTGCACCTTGTGCAGCTGCAGGTTGTAGACGGCGGGGTATTCGGCCCTGGCCGGCACGGCTTCGGTGGCCAGCTCGGCGCCGGCTTCCAGCGCCGTCAGGTAGTTGGTGATCATGCCGTCGTAAGCCGCGGTGTGGGCGAACACCTTCTTGGCCAGCATGAACTTGGTCGAGCGGGTGATGCCGTTGGCCTTCATTTCCGACAGCACCTGTTCGTAGTCCACCGGGTCGATGATCACGGCCACGTCCTGCCAGTTCTTGGCGGCCGCGCGCAGCATGGTGGGGCCGCCGATGTCGATGTTCTCGATGGCGTTCTCCAGCGTGCAGTCGGCCTTGGCGGTGGCTTGCGCGAAGGGGTAGAGGTTGACCACCAGCATGTCGATCGTGTCGATGCCGTGTTCCTTCAGCGCGGCCATGTGCTCGGGCAGGTCGCGGCGGGCCAGGATGCCGCCGTGCACACGCGGGTGCAGCGTCTTCACGCGGCCGTCGAGCATCTCGGGGAAGCCGGTGATCTCAGACACCTCGGTCACGGGCAGGCCTTTTTCAGCCAGCAGCTTGGCGGTGCCGCCGGTGGACAGCAGGCGCACGCCCTGGGCGTTCAACGCCTGGGCAAATTCAACGATGCCGGTCTTGTCGGACACGGACAGCAGGGCGGTCAGGGCCATGGTTCTTCCTTCTGGAAAAGAGCGTGGATGCGGGAAATCGAAAACAGAGGCAGCTCACTTGATGAGCTTGTGCTCCAGCAGCTTGCGGCGCAGCGTGTTGCGGTTGATGCCAAGCCATTCGGCCGCCTTGGACTGGTTGCCCTCGGCGCGCTGCATCACCACCTCGAGCATCGGCCGTTCCACCGCGTTGACGACCATGTCGTACACCGCATGCGGCTCCGCGCCGCGCAGGTCGTGGAAGTAGCTCTCGAGGTTGTCCTTGATGCAGTCCTGGATGGTCTTCTTGCTCATATTCTTGTCGTTCTCAGTTCGCGTGGCAGGCGGCGTGTTCGGCCGTTGCCGCGTCGTCGTCCTCGGCTGCGTCCAGGTCACCCGCTGGCAAGCGGTCGTGCGTCAGACTGAGGGCGTCGAAAAAATCCGTGACAGCCTGCACCTGCGCGGCACAGCTGTCGAGGGTGTTCATGTGGGCGCGAAACGTTTCGCCACCCGGCAGACTGCGCACGGCCCAGCCGATGTGCTTGCGCGCGGTGCGCACGCCAGCGAACTCGCCGTACAGGCCATAGTGGTCTTCCAGATGCGCCAGCAGCCATTGCCGGACCTGCTGTGTCAGCGGGGGCGCGCGGTGCTCGCCCGTGGCCAGGTAATGCGCGATGTCACCGAAGATCCAGGGGCGCCCCTGCGCTGCACGGCCCACCATGATGGCGTCGGCCCCCGTGTGGCGCAGCACGGCCAGCGCCTTCTCGGGCGAGTTGATGTCGCCGTTGGCCACCACCGGCACGCCGACCGCCGCCTTCACCGCCGCAATCGTGTCGTACTCGGCCTGGCCCGTGTAGCCCTGCTCGCGTGTGCGGCCGTGCACGGTCAGCATGGCCACGCCGGCCTGCTCGGCGGCCCGGGCAATGCGCACGGCGTTCTTGTTGTGCTGGCTCCAGCCGGTGCGCATCTTCAGCGTCACGGGCACGTTGTGCGGCAGGCAGGCCGCCACCACGGCCTCCACGATCTGCAGCGCGAGCGGCTCGTCCTGCATCAGCGCCGAGCCCGCCCATTTGTTACACACCTTCTTGGCCGGGCACCCCATGTTGATGTCGATGACCTGGGCGCCGCGATCGATGTTGTAGGCGGCGGCCTCGGCCATCATGGCCGCGTCCGTGCCAGCAATCTGCACGGCAATCGGCGCGGTCTCACCCTCGTGGTTGGCGCGGCGCGAGGTCTTCAGGCTGTGCCACAGGTCCTTGCGCGAGGTCACCATCTCGCTGACCGCGTAGCCCGCACCCAGCTGCTTGCAAAGCTGGCGGAAGGGGCGATCCGTCACGCCCGCCATCGGCGCCACGAACAGGCGATTCGGCAGCTCGACAGAGCCAACCTGCAGCGCGCGGGTGGTCAGGGGGGCGGGAGACATGGGCGGGAAGGCGGTCAAAGACAGCGCAGCCCTGTCCACGCGGGCGGACAGGGCTGCTTAAAAAGAAGGCAGAAGTATAGCCGGGTGCGAGGCGCTTGTCTCCCTTGCGCGGGGTGGCGCTGGGGGGCTGTGCAGCGTCTGGCGGGCCGTGTCTACGGGAAACCCCTGATAAACATTGCATTACAAATGCAATCGTTACAGAGAGAATGCAATGGTTGTGCGGTACCTCCGCGTTCCACCCATGATTGACATGAAGCCGTTCCACCTTTCCCTGCTCGCCGCCGCCGTCCTGACGCTGCCGGCTGCTTCTTTCGCCGACACCGAGGCCTCGCCGTACACCGTGAAGATGGGCGTGGCGCGCATCTTTGCGCGCGCGACCAGCACCGACTTGAAGGGCACGCTGCCGCCGTACGGCGTCGAAGTGCCTGCCGGCAACCAGCTGGAAGTGATGCCCGAGTCCACCGTGCTCTTCACCATCAGCCGCCGCCTGACGGACAACTGGGAAGCGGAACTGGTGCTGGGCACGCCGCCCACGCACGACGTCCGCCTGCGCGTCGGCAAGGAGACCATGGGCCGCGCGGCGCAATACCAGGCGCTGGCCGCCAACGGCATCCGCACGCGTGATCAGGTTGCCGGCTACATCGCCTCGCAGCCCGGCATCACCGTTCAACAGGCCACGCTGTCGGCCAATGCACTGGTGACCGCCGCCCAGGTCGGCAAGTACAACGGCGCCACCGTGGCCCGCGTGGAGCAGGCCGCCCCCACGGCCTTCATCAACTACCGCTTCTTCGAGCGCGGCACGGCGCTGCGCCCCTACGTTGGCGTCGGCATCAACTACACCCGCTTCAAGGCCCGCGAGACCACGGCCGGCGCCAACGTCTACATGGACGGCCCGGTGGACATCAAGCTGAGCGATTCCTGGGGCCTCGCGTTCCAGACGGGCGTGACCTACCGCATCGACGACAAGTGGTCGCTCAATGCCGGCTGGATGACGGCCTCCGTCAAGAACAAGATGACCATCTCGACGGCCAACGGCGAGCAGAAGGCGTCCTACCGCTTCCACCCGTCGGTGTACACCGTGTCGGTCGGCTACAGCTTCTGACGCATCGCCGCCCGCCCCCCGCGCACGGGGGCATGCGCCGGGAAGGGCCCTTCGGGGCCCTTTTTCGTGGGGCGCTCGCCCGTGCAGGCTGCCCCACAATCGCGCCATGGAAGCCACCTTGATGACCTGGGTGCAAGCCCTGCTGGCCTGGTTCTCTCTGCCCGAGGTCGGGCTCGGGGCCGTGTTTCTGGTGTCCCTGGTGTCGGCCACGCTGCTGCCACTGGGCTCCGAGCCGGCGGTCTACGCCCTCGTGTCCCTCAAGCCGGACCTGTTCTGGCCCACCGTCGCCGTGGCCACGGCCGGCAACACGCTGGGCGGGGCCATCAGTTGGTGGATGGGGCGGGCTGCGCACCGGGCTTCCGACCACCTGCGCCACCGGGCGCCCGATTCCGACCTGCCCCCCGGTGCCGGCCAGGCCGAGGGCCGCGCTGCCCGCTGGCTTGGGCGGTTCGGGCCGGTCGCCTGCCTGCTGTCCTGGCTGCCCGTGGTGGGCGATCCGCTGTGTGCCGTGGCCGGCTGGCTGCGGATGCCGTTCTGGCCCTGCGTGGGCTACATGGCGGTCGGCAAAGCCCTGCGCTACGTCACCATGACCGCGGCGTTGTTGTGGATGATCTGAGGGGGGCATCGGTCAGATGGTCGACCCCGGCAGGCGCTTTTTCCCCCTTCCGGGGGCCTCCCATGAACATGGGAATCATCTTGTAACGATTGCCCCGTCTTTGCGTGAATATTTGACGCAGGGCGACACTAAACTGCGTTGCGTCAGGTCGGTGAAGAGCGCAGCAAGACGTCGCCCGGCCTGACAAACAAGCCAAAAAATCGCTGTCATCAAGAGAAGAGTCAGGTCCGGGGAGGACATGTCTCGGAAAAAGGGCTCCGGTCTGCCGATCGGGGCCCTTTTTCTTGTCCGTGCACCCGAGCGGGCGCTCAGGGCCGTGGTGTGATCGAGGTGATCGTGAACTGGCCGCCCACCTTGTCTGCGGTGAAGGTCACCTTGTCGCCCACCTGAAAGCGCTTGAGCCACGCCGGGTCGCTCACCCGGAAGCTCATCTGCATCGCGGGGATGTCGAGGTTGCGGATCTCGCCGTGCTTCAGCGTGATCTTGCCCCCTTCGGCATCGACCTTGCGGACCTCGCCTTGCACCGGCTGGGCCAGCACGGACAGCGACAGCCCCAGCCCGACCAGCAGGGTGATGAGGGGGCGGGCGAGAGACGGTTTCACGGTAGGGCTCCTTGTGTGCAGGCCATGATGCGGCGGTTGGACCGCCCGGCGGGGTGGGGGTTCCCGCCCTTGGGCGCTGCGGGCATCATGCCCTGCTTCCTTCAACGATCGGATGCAGCACGCGGTTGACCCTGTCGGGGGCTGCGGCGGGCGGCGTCCGGCGCGGTGGCGAAGCTCCTAAAATACCCGCTTCGCTCATCGCTTTGCCGTGCCCGCCATGCCGAACACCCCCGCCCCGGTCCAGTCCGATTCCGTTGCGCTCATCGCCCCCCGTGACAAGGCCGAGATCCTGGCCCAGGCGCTGCCCTACATCCGCAAGTTCCACGGCAAGACCATCGTCATCAAGTACGGCGGCAACGCCATGACCGATCCCGAGCTGCAGGCCGATTTCGCCGAAGACGTCGTGCTGCTCAAGCTCGTGGGCCTGAACCCGGTCGTGGTGCACGGCGGCGGCCCGCAGATCGATGCAGCGCTCAACAAGGTCGGCAAGAAGGGCCACTTCATCCAGGGCATGCGCGTCACCGACGACGAGACCATGGAAGTGGTGGAGTGGGTGCTGGCCGGCGAGGTGCAGCAGGACATCGTCGGCCTGATCAATGCCGCCGGCGGCAAGGCGGTGGGCCTGACCGGCCGTGACGGTGGCCTGATCCGTGCCCGCAAGCTCAAGCTCAAGGACCTGAAGGACCCCAGCCTGGAGCACGACGTGGGCCAGGTCGGCGAGATCGAGTCCATCGACCCCAGCGTGGTGAAGGCCTTGCAGGATGACCAGTTCATCCCCGTGATCAGCCCGATCGGCTTCGGCTCGAAGAACGAGAGCTACAACATCAACGCCGACCTGGTGGCCTCCAAGCTGGCCGAGGTGCTCAAGGCCGAGAAGCTCATGCTGCTCACCAACATCAAGGGCGTGCTCGACAAGGAAGGCAACCTGCTGACCGACCTGACGGCCCGCCGCATCGACGAGCTGATCGCCGACGGCACCATCAGCGGGGGCATGATCCCGAAGATCGCCGGGGCGCTGGATGCCGCCAAGAGCGGCGTGAATGCCGTGCACATCGTCGACGGCCGCGTGCCGCACGCCATGCTGCTCGAGATCCTGACCGAGTCGGCCTACGGCACGATGATCCGGTCGCACTGACATGGCCCCCCGCTGGTCGGGCGGGGCCGCTTCCCCGTCCGCAGGGCGTCTGGCATGGCCGGTCGCCCTGTTCGTCTATCTGGCCCTGGTGGCCGCCATGCAGGCCGGCGTGTCGCCCACGGTCGAGCTCGACCAGGCGGAGCAACTCATCCTGGCGCAGCGCCTGGACTGGGGCTACACCAACCAGCCGCCGCTCTACACCTGGCTGGTGTGGGCGCTCGGCACCGTCACCGGGCTGCCGGTGCTCGCGTTGTGGGGCATCAAGATCGGTCTGCTGGGTGGGCTGGTGCTGGCGTGCGACGGTGCCGCCCGTGAACTGGGCCTGAGCGCCGCACAGCGGCGGGTGGCCCTGGCCGGCCTGGCCCTGCTGCCCGCCGTGGTGTGGGAGGCGCAGCGCGACCTCACCCATTCGCTGCT
This is a stretch of genomic DNA from Aquabacterium olei. It encodes these proteins:
- the dusB gene encoding tRNA dihydrouridine synthase DusB, coding for MSPAPLTTRALQVGSVELPNRLFVAPMAGVTDRPFRQLCKQLGAGYAVSEMVTSRKDLWHSLKTSRRANHEGETAPIAVQIAGTDAAMMAEAAAYNIDRGAQVIDINMGCPAKKVCNKWAGSALMQDEPLALQIVEAVVAACLPHNVPVTLKMRTGWSQHNKNAVRIARAAEQAGVAMLTVHGRTREQGYTGQAEYDTIAAVKAAVGVPVVANGDINSPEKALAVLRHTGADAIMVGRAAQGRPWIFGDIAHYLATGEHRAPPLTQQVRQWLLAHLEDHYGLYGEFAGVRTARKHIGWAVRSLPGGETFRAHMNTLDSCAAQVQAVTDFFDALSLTHDRLPAGDLDAAEDDDAATAEHAACHAN
- a CDS encoding sensor histidine kinase — protein: MTFMDDATAGALLAASGFLVVLAGSFAVGDRLRPTWGLRWFALAMVLTLLRAVGSASSLAAWPEWATAAAMLAALNVSALYVGVRAYIEQPVRGHGVWLVGGMLVWFGLRSGFEWVGLGATAGPWASGVIFAYLAFLCVRRMRSFAGGAYVLAAVVFILHPALVLGIGPLVVAPDMKGLRGWGVMGSAVVGLGLLMAAMGRLRMELEREIARRCQAEASLREANASLEARVKDRTAELEELVSDLESFNHMVSHDLRGPLGGMKGLAEVCQQGLQSGDLVRVARYLGVMQQEADRLGQLVSQLLELAKVTHAQLERHETELGDVLGRALDVLRLSHGADAVACVTATPLPRATVDPVLLQQVFVNLIGNAIKFAGLMAHPEVRVRSDEAAAQIVVEVRDNGPGFSPEQARSLFQPFVRLHGKAVEGNGIGLTIVRRIVERHGGTVWAEGQVGAGARFFFSLPV
- the purH gene encoding bifunctional phosphoribosylaminoimidazolecarboxamide formyltransferase/IMP cyclohydrolase, with amino-acid sequence MALTALLSVSDKTGIVEFAQALNAQGVRLLSTGGTAKLLAEKGLPVTEVSEITGFPEMLDGRVKTLHPRVHGGILARRDLPEHMAALKEHGIDTIDMLVVNLYPFAQATAKADCTLENAIENIDIGGPTMLRAAAKNWQDVAVIIDPVDYEQVLSEMKANGITRSTKFMLAKKVFAHTAAYDGMITNYLTALEAGAELATEAVPARAEYPAVYNLQLHKVQGMRYGENPHQSAAFYREAAPVVSTLANWTQIQGKELSFNNIADADAAWECVKAFEAPACVIIKHANPCGVAVGAGPLEAYTKALKTDPTSAFGGIMAFNRVVDADVIEAINANKQFVEVVIAPKFTDAARAAYASKQNVRLLEVPLDDATRKLGNALDFKRVGGGMLLQSADAIDIVGDIKVVTQLQPTEQQMKDMLFAWTVARFVKSNAIVFCKDGMTMGVGAGQMSRLDSARIASIKAGHAGLTLQGTAVASDAFFPFRDGLDVVVDAGATCVIHPGGSMRDDEVIAAANERGIAMVFTGTRHFRH
- a CDS encoding OmpW/AlkL family protein, whose amino-acid sequence is MIDMKPFHLSLLAAAVLTLPAASFADTEASPYTVKMGVARIFARATSTDLKGTLPPYGVEVPAGNQLEVMPESTVLFTISRRLTDNWEAELVLGTPPTHDVRLRVGKETMGRAAQYQALAANGIRTRDQVAGYIASQPGITVQQATLSANALVTAAQVGKYNGATVARVEQAAPTAFINYRFFERGTALRPYVGVGINYTRFKARETTAGANVYMDGPVDIKLSDSWGLAFQTGVTYRIDDKWSLNAGWMTASVKNKMTISTANGEQKASYRFHPSVYTVSVGYSF
- a CDS encoding YqaA family protein, with the protein product MEATLMTWVQALLAWFSLPEVGLGAVFLVSLVSATLLPLGSEPAVYALVSLKPDLFWPTVAVATAGNTLGGAISWWMGRAAHRASDHLRHRAPDSDLPPGAGQAEGRAARWLGRFGPVACLLSWLPVVGDPLCAVAGWLRMPFWPCVGYMAVGKALRYVTMTAALLWMI
- a CDS encoding Fis family transcriptional regulator, with the translated sequence MSKKTIQDCIKDNLESYFHDLRGAEPHAVYDMVVNAVERPMLEVVMQRAEGNQSKAAEWLGINRNTLRRKLLEHKLIK
- the argB gene encoding acetylglutamate kinase, producing the protein MPNTPAPVQSDSVALIAPRDKAEILAQALPYIRKFHGKTIVIKYGGNAMTDPELQADFAEDVVLLKLVGLNPVVVHGGGPQIDAALNKVGKKGHFIQGMRVTDDETMEVVEWVLAGEVQQDIVGLINAAGGKAVGLTGRDGGLIRARKLKLKDLKDPSLEHDVGQVGEIESIDPSVVKALQDDQFIPVISPIGFGSKNESYNINADLVASKLAEVLKAEKLMLLTNIKGVLDKEGNLLTDLTARRIDELIADGTISGGMIPKIAGALDAAKSGVNAVHIVDGRVPHAMLLEILTESAYGTMIRSH
- a CDS encoding copper-binding protein gives rise to the protein MKPSLARPLITLLVGLGLSLSVLAQPVQGEVRKVDAEGGKITLKHGEIRNLDIPAMQMSFRVSDPAWLKRFQVGDKVTFTADKVGGQFTITSITPRP
- a CDS encoding type IV pilin protein; its protein translation is MAIRLHRPRGFTLIELMVAVAIVGILAAVAYPSYTDYVRKSRRADARSALLDIAARQERRFSQINNYSSNLADFGYTASSVTGYTLALSGVTTSAFTVTATPTGVQAGDACGTFELNETGRTRNLDGTTVITGVVCW